caaaatatagtATTCGAATATGTGACATGCAGTAAAAACTAATAAACTAATAGCTAACCAATGATTCGTGAAGTTTTCCTTGCATTCTTGATAGCAAATAAGTGAATCAACTCTTCACAGTTTAAATCATACCTGAAttcgacaaaaaaaaaaaaaaaaaaagaatacggGCCTGAATTTGACAATCGTTTTTGTATAAACCAACAATTTAGTCTTCAGCACAACAGAAAAAGGGTATGAATTCAACAATAACTAATCGCCTAAACAAGAGTCTGAATTCGACAAAAAGAAACataataattaataactaataAGGGTCTGAATGAGTGAATTCGACCAAAGACAAAACATAACAACTGAAGTACTGAACAATGGTCGATTGACGATTAATGTTTTGATGTTTACTTGAATACGTGATTCGTGATCGTGAGACTGAGTTCTTCGAACAGACTCTATGCGTGGTGGCCCGTGGTTGTGTGCAAGACTGAAATCGAAGAACAATCGAAGAACAAAAGAGTGCAAACTCTGTGAGTTCTTCGTCGAACCAGGTCTGTCTCCTACTCTGGTGCTATACGACGTTTCAATATCCACAAGGCACTAGTTGCCGCCCAACATGGACTAattgttttttattagtttttaaaatcatttgggtattgggctcactaacctAATCCCAATGGGCTAACTAATCGAAACCATATGATTTTTTTTGTAAGTGTCCTAATTGTTTGGAATAATCCATTCGATGTTTGCGATGTTCTCGCGCTGCAACGCGCGCGGGTGTTATTGCTAGTTAAATTTAAAAATAGACTATAATTTTTATTTCCACaatgataaaatttctaaaaGATAAAGTTTATATCTTATagcatataaaatataaataatataattaaaCTTTTTATATTGGCATGCAAATAAGGTAATAAATTCCAGGCCCagtccatggctttatagcctagtggcatcttggtggtgggataagactttgTGACCAATAGGTCTTGCGTTCGATTTCCACAAGAGGGTTTTTCctatatttattgggttttctcctgaattggtgtatacgccttatgtctagtggagatggatatgatcgggtggttccgctggtggcacgatgatactccagtggtccgtcagtgatccaaatttgccgttcaaaaaaaaaaaagaaaaaagaaattcCAGCCCATTGGTAACAAACGTGGGCTTACTTTACAACGCTATGGATCGGATCATCAAAGTGGACAAACCGGGCTCGACCCAACCCACTTAATAACCCTAAtttaaaaccctaaaacacaAATTCCACCATCTCATCGCATTCCAGTTGCAGTTGGCCTCCGTCTTCGAATCCAGCAGCAGGTATGTAATTGTGCAAAATCTGCTAATAATGTCGTCAATCGAGTATTCTGATTGCTCGTTTGTGGTTCAGGAGCAAGATGAGTCATGGAGGAGCGAAGGGCGGGAAGAAGAAGCAATCGACGTTCGTGATTGATTGCGGGAAGCCTGTTGAGGATAAGATCATGGAGATTGCATCTCTTGAGAAGTTTCTTCAGGAGAGAATCAAGGTTGGTGGCAAAGCTGGAAATCTCGGTGACTCCGTTACCATTTCCCGTGAAAAGAACAAGATCTCCGTCACTGCTGATAGCAACTTCTCCAAAAGGTAGTATTATTAATATACTCACTCGTGTCTCTATATACTTACAGTTTATTAGTTTTATGCATATTTATCTCTATTGTTCTGGTTGGTTTAGTTAGTTAATACATGAATTTATGACTGTATATTCATTAGGTGTTGATTTCATAATCACTTGCAAGTTTTTACTTTAATTGTGGTATATCACACCAAAATGTAACTTACTTAgaaatttttattaataatgtaCATTACATAGATTAAGCCATGCGGTGACCTTTATCTTATTAATAATGCTGGATTAAAAAGGTTCTAGCCTTACGTCTACGTCACACGTGTGGTGCACGTGCACCATTGTTGTCAAAGGCTAACTTAAGGCACAGAGTGTGAGCTTGGGCAAGCGAGGGCACTAGATAAGACGCATTAAATAAATATATCATCTTTGGGGTTTTTGATTTGTTTTAGGTTTGTTTAGGGCTAGTTTAGGCTGGTTCTAGGCCAATTTTGGATGTTTTAGACTAGTTTGCCCGGAATTTGCAGAATCTGATCAAAGTTTGGCCGGAATTTTGTCCGAAGGTCGCTGGAGCACCTAGGTAGTAGCAATACGTTGTCCATACGCTTACCCCACCTTAGAGCCCAGTCGCACTCCCAAAGGGCCTTTGACAACATTGACGTGCCTTCAGGCTACTATATGTTTGTTTACATTGTTTCATTGAATGGAAATGGTGATTTTTTTTAACGAGTAATTCCACAAAGGCTGAGAGTCAACTGGAATCAGAATTTGAAAGTCATGCATTCATTGGTTTAAAAGTGCATGCAGCATGTATTTATCTTGTTGATCATTATTATTTCATTATCCAATTTATATTAACACGTAAAACTGCTTGCGTATTTTTCAGGTATTTGAAATACCTAACAAagaaatacttgaaaaaacacaATGTGAGGGACTGGCTTCGGGTGATTGCTTCTAACAAAGAACGCAATGTGTATGAGTTACGTTACTTCAACATTGCTGAGAACGAGGGCGAAGAGGAAGACTGAGCGGAAGGTTGACTTTGTTTTATGTTTGTTTTTCTACCTGGATTGGCTTTTAAAATATGTTATCAGATTTATTTTATCAACTGTATTCTGGTACAATTTTGAGTTTTAGGTGCTTTTGCACTGATCTTGATTTCACTTCCATGGCAAATGCATCTTTGATTCATCTAAACTAATTCTTGTTTATGGCATTTAAATTGAGCTTTTTAGAATTTCATCAAGTCATTGTTCTCTTAAAAAACATTGACGTGCATTCGGGCTACTATGTGTTAAGCTTTTGTATACACTTCATAACTTTGTACAGAAAACAGCAAATTAAATACCACTAAACAACTAAACATATCCGCAAACAATTTAGAACGTTTTGTAATGCATGAATTTATATGACGAGCATGGCTGTAAGAAGGTAAACAAACCTGTATTGTAGAGACAGTACGTGCACTTGTTGTGTGCACCCTGCTTCTAAAACATAATCACCTATATATCTCTATGAATGCTATTGTATAGGGATCTTCAAGGGATGCCTGTGTGTGTGTGAGGGATAGTTTGAGTCCTTGAGATTACTGTGATCTGTTGGCAATGGCATTGGGTGGCAATGTTGAGGTGCAGAAAATGGCAATGACAGAGAAATGAAGAAAACACACGAGTATTAAGTGATTGTTGTTTCAGCCTCCACAACACCATCATCATGTGATCACGAGGCCCGGAGGCAGTAATGTGTGTGTTTTGCATTGTGGGGTTGAGTTGGTGGGATAACGAAACGCTATGTATTTTTACAGCTTTGCGTGTTGTCGCAAAATTATTTAATTGCATCGTTTGGGTGGGGATGGATTCTAATTTCTTCACTTTCAAACCTTAATCCAATCCACCTTTCTTTTGCTAGTTGTATTTCACACTTATATACTAGTGTCAAACCGtaaaatattgaaaaaaaaataagaataCAAAACTCAAAACTCtataaaaaaatgaaataatTCCTGATGAACCTACTGCCCAATAAGGTCTTGCTCGTAGAAACTTGGAGAAACATGTTTATGATTCTCCAAAGGTTTCGTATCTTATGTTGGCCctctagggatgagcatttggtacttgGTACAGCTACCGAATTTCCCATACCGATTTTTTCGATTCCgaatcggtacccactttttAGCGTTTTCGGTACCAGTACGGTACCAAtattttaccctcaaataccggtaccgtctCGGTACCGATACCCATATTTGGCGaatttcggtaccggtatttttggTACCAGTACGGTACTGATATTTTACTGAATTTACCTTCAAATATCGGTACCAttccggtaccggtacccatatTTGGCGAATTTCGGTTACAAACCGAATAACCCAAAATCGAACTGAATCGTATGACAAACCAGTTTTTATTCGATTATTCAGTTCGATTTGAAAGTGAAACCGAATAAGCACTTTGGTTTTCGACTCCATAATCCTGAATTCAGTTCTAACCAAATAACCTTATAACCCATATAATGACCTCTATCTTAGGTGGTGATTTTTAGTGCACAAAAGAGGGAGGGCCAAGTGGTTTTACACAAGCCATTAAATGCGTGGTTTTCTCCTGGGACGGGCCGCGTGTTTGACTCTAGCCTAATAATATTGTGGATTGAAGAACCGGATACTAGTACTACTACCTAAAATGGATATACAAGTGAAGTAGGTCCATTTATCTTAGCCCACTATGCAGCCAAGTAGCCCACAATATTTATCTTAGTTCTGAGCCCAGTTGTTAGCCCGCACCAGTTGTAATTGTGATCTGTCGACTTGAACTTGAAGAGGAAACCCTAAGACGACGAATCATTTCTGCTCCCGTAAGTCTATTTCCTTCCGGCTATCTGTTTTAATCTTAGTTATAATATAATCTTAGTTGGTTGAATTAGGGGTTTTTTCTTGTAGTAATTTAGTTAAATGTCAAAAACTCAAATACTACGGGTCTGTAGTTCTATACCATCATCCCAATTGTCAATAGCCCAGGTAggttaaattagggttttaaTCGCAGACGAATAGATGAGGGCACAAGGCGAATCACAGACAACCCAAACCCAGACCCTCTTCTCTTTCGTTTTTCATACCTAGGGTTAACATCGCATAAGATTCTTTTGAGGTAAACAGACTTTCTATTTATTTTGTGCTTTGTTGTTGAATTGTGAATTATGGAAGTTATGTTGGCTCTCTCTCTCTGGTTAGTAATTCAATGTGTACCACCTACCTTTGCTACTTTATCAAAATGATGTTAGTTGCAGTTACAACTTGCAAGCTTGGTTTTAAATTGCGTGATGCGCTCCGATGCGTTTAGTCCAAAAATCTGATGCGCGATGCGTGATGCGTGATGCGAGCGCATCACGTATGTGATGcgttctttataaaaaaaatagttaaaaattatttatacataaaaacttataaaaacatacttaaagtaAAACAACTGACGTAATTAGAAGGTAAGAGTTGTGTTTTTTGGTTCAAATCAAGCATActaagatgttaattatggaaaaAACCGAACACAGTTCATAAAATCTGGAAAAAAGCATAAAAAACAATGTTGCGCGCATCAGAGCGCATTATGCGATGAGCGCATTATGCGAAATGCGCGCAATATTCTCGCATCACGTAAACGCATCGCATCAGCTGTTGCGATGCGCTCTCATTAGCGCATCGGGCGCATCACGCATTATGCGCGCAttatgcgcgcgttttaaaaccAAGCTTGCAAGTAATTCTCTATATGTGTTGTTGTGTCTTTCTATTCAAATATCATGTGAATTTAAGGTTACAACGACATACAAAGGAAACTCTGCCTGCCTACCTGCAGACACCAAACTTAAAAACCCATTTTAATTACTTTTGATGATATAATGATAGGCAATCAAGGAAACTACAAAGTGAGATAATTTAATGTAACATATACATGACTTTTGGTTTTTATGCACAACTGCCAAAATGGATAATCTTATCTGCGGTATCTATATTTTTATGTGAATTCCTCTCATATATGGTTGAAAAAAGTATGGCATTGTGCATAGATAATGACTTTTCGTTTTGCACACTTTTACTCTGTTGAATCGCTGATTTGCATGTCCAAATGGGATATTGATTTTCACCTTAGGCTCCAGTTCATGATTATTCTCTTACAATATTGTATGGTGTGTTATGTTTTAGCTAAGAGTAGGCTGTAAATATGGCTGAGAGACAATTGGGTGATCCACATGATACTCAGATGCATTCTCCTCAATCACAAACGAAAGATGATATGATTGGATATGTTATGGCGTTGGAGGCTGCTTTACTCCCATGTCTTCCTGCAAGAGAGCTTCAAGCTATTGATCGTTCTCCCCACCCTTCACATCAGAGTGAGCAACCTCTTGTCTTTCGTTTAAGGACACTTTGGTAATTTTGCTCAATAATGTTGGTGATTTGACATTTTTTAAATGGGCTAGTATGGTATAATTTAGTGGCATGTCAAGTCACCTGACCACTACATCACAAAATGAGCTAGTTTGTTAACTGTACTTTCTTGAAATGGTTAAGTCTGATAATTTAATGAAAACAGCTTCATCATAATAATGCTACATAAGCAAGAAACCTGTTATTAGATGATCAAATTACCAAATTAGCCCATTTCAAAACGTATCATTTCCTGCTTGAAACATTATTGAGTGTAGAAAGAACTTAGTTGCAATATGCTCATGAATATGATGTTCTTTCATTTCATTACGTGAGGATATTGTAGCATATTGATGTGTTATTGCTATACGTGTGTTAGATTCTTTTAATCAGGAATGCTGACACAGTGACAGATTCGTGGTTTCCTAGCTAGTTTATATGAactcttttgtttttcttttcagtTGATGTAGAGAGGCATGCTAGAGATTTCATGGAGGCTGCTAAAAAACTCCAACTGTACTTTATCAGTTTGCAGCGTGAGGATCAGCCAACCAAAGAAGAAATCTTGCAAAAGGTAATCAACTCCTGCATGATATGATCTTTatgatttttgttttgtttttagttTCAAACTAGTGGTGAATCCCCGCGTTGCGGGGCATGTGTCGTAAAACTGTGCTAAGTCGTAAGAAAATGATGACGACTAAAACTGAGCAAAATCTTAAAAAGCAAAAACGTGAATTTGTACTGCCACGTGACATAAAAAAAGTAAGACAAACACGAACATATACCACGACCCAACGTAAAACGTAGTCGAACTCAAATTTATATCGGCACGGACCACTTTCTTTCACGaatattttattaacttaaaTTCGTCTTTAAAATATAAAGTATGAAATTTAGTCTCTAAACTATGAAATCTCCGAGTTTGAGAAAATTCACCGACATTgttagtaattttttttttaaatttacaatGTTGAACGTAAATGGCTAAGCTACTTGACATTTTATGTGACACTAAATGGCCCCTATAACTAAATTGTTCAAATCTGACCAGCCATTCAAAAGATCACCTTTTGTGTTTACTTGTACATCATGTTAGCTTAGTTATACTTATTTAAAGGTAAATTATATTGCAAAATTAGGACAGATCGTTTGAAATTATTGTCACTCATCGAGAAATTGATTAAAAGTATTGTTGACTTCATCTCTACTACCTTATCTCTTCTGTTTGTTGCTTTTTTTCCTTTTCATGCAGCCCCTCTTTTTTTTTATAATCTCTTGTTCATCTCCATCATTCCAGTTCACCGCCAATGCCACCGCCACCATCTAACTTCTCCAACTGTTCACCTACACCTCACCATCCTCTCCCAATctgttttctctctctctctcccgtATGCGTACTGCCCACCACCATTCCCTCCCCAATCTCTCTCTGCCTCTCTTTATCATCCATCACCGTCGAAACCGTCGGCCCTCCCCCATCTCTTTTAGTCACAAAACCAGGCAAGGGGGTCCGGTGGTGACGATAGTTCCAAGATGGCGCTTCTGGTGTTGCATATGCCAGATCCAACACCAGACGTCGTCTTATTTTCCGGAAGCCGCTGCATGTGTGGAGATTCCGTTCAATCTTTGCTTTGTACGCCGGAACTCTAGCAGCCGGTGTTTGTGTTTTCCTCTCGCTCTCTTTCTCGGAAAAACACCGGTGGTGGCAAAGAGGCATGGGCGCTTCAAACACTTGTACCTCATGTTTCAGACGGTTGTACTATATTAAAAAATTCAGATGGCCCGGCCTATTCACAGTGTAAGCTAGGTTCTCTTGTTTCATTTAAAATCTGGATTTTGAAAGTTTTTCTAGATTAATTGGAGGAATTGAACAAATAAGGTAGAAAACAAAGAGGAAATCTGATGTGGCCTTTTGAATCGGTGGGTTTCTCGGGACAAAGAAAACACAAAAGATGAAAATTCAATAAGGAAGACTAAAGTGCATGAAATCCTAAAATCTGAATTGACCAATCAAACTCAGTACTGTAGCTAAGCTTGACGTGAAATGTTATATTATACAGTAATAAGTCCTGAGCTGGTAATGTTGAATCTAAGTGGTTAGTCTGTTTTAGTAGTTATATGTGTTATCTCCTGAGCTGGTGGTAATTTGATCACTTAGTTACGACTTTGTTGCTTATGTGGCATATATCTAATGAGGTGTCTTATCACTAAATTACCAAATTAAACCAGTTCAAACTAGTATCAAAATGCAATAAGCTGTTATTGAGAAGCTATTGTGGTGTAACTTTTCTAAAAGAGCATGTTAAGTAGTAAAAGGCGAGTAAGTTGGTATTCTATGATGTTATTGTGGGTGGGTGTGTAATTTTGAAAGGATATTGGTGCTGCAGGATATTGCGATGATGGAGGAAGAAGTGAAGACAAAGACTGATCTTATAAAAAAGCAGGAAAGATTGATTCAAGGGTGGAGAAAAGAGCTAAAAGACCAATTAGAGAAACATAATGTGGAGTTGGAGAGGGTTTAAATGTATGTATGATCACAATTCATTCTCTTGTGTTGATTAATTCACATTATTTAGTCTGTATTTTACACTTGTTCCCTTGAAGAGCCTcgctcgagatgtttgttttgtACTTACAGGCATTTCTTGAATTCTGCATTATTAAGAATAGAAATAAATAACTCAATCTTGAACCAAAAACATCTCACATTGATTGATTTACCATTAATTAAATCAGAGAGAAAGAAACAAATGTGCATGTACTACTGATCAACATAGCAATGGTACGTCGTCAAATGGGTTAAACTTAAAAAGAAACATCTGTTAAACAATTAGAATTATAATGTAAATTTTGTAATTGCATTTGACGTGCCAACTTTATTATATAAAGTGAACCTTTCTTTACATGAGAAATTGTTTCTGGAGCCTTACTTTTGACCTTCATAGGATAGGATTACAACTTATCTCCATTTTAAGACTTAACCTAGCTGGCAATGTATCTTTTTGCATCAAATATTGATGACTAGAAATAGTGAACTCGTTGGAGAGTGACAGTGTATACATATACAGAATTCACTCCCATAACTTAGGACAACACCAAGCAATAACAAATGCGGTACCTTTATTGTCATGCTTCTTTCGTTTTTTTCCCGGGGTACAAAAGTGTCATCTACTTCTGCTGACTTTGTTTGTGCATATTGTATTCTATGTAAGCCTTAAAATTGAACAATGAAAACATTGATTATAAATGGCCAAACCACCTAATATCATATAAACTTCTGCTATATGGCCAAGATTTAGGGACGGGGTGTTTTGAGTTAGGTTATTAAAAAACAGCTTCTGCATGAAGCAAAATCCATCTCTATGGGACTTTTGGAGTCCCAACATCATAATAGaaacaataaataatatataatagtCCAAAAGCTCAAATGATTATTCTCCATTAATACAAACCACTCAGTTAAAAAAAGCTATAGCCTACACTAGACAACTTGCTATACTTTCCAGTTATAAGTTTTTGAACCGAATATATAAGACCATTCACAATAAGGGTGGATGGTATAATGTGCGGTGAGTGGTGCGGGGAGTGGgagtcaccgatcggtgactaTACCCACTTGATTGAGTTATGCGGTGAGTTGGAGAGAGTGTACACaaatcagtggcggacccaagatttttttcctgggggtgcggaaattttttaaagattttagacccCTAGCTACAGaaaaaaatcggttcatagcgggtcggatcgggtcgagtcatgtaaaacaagtaaaaacaaacaaacaaagtttcataGCGGGTAGAATCAGATCAGGTCGGGTCGGGTCCATTTCAATTCTCAAACaatcaaaccctagttcttaacttcctatcacattaacaaacaaaaaaacatcaaagttcaaaccatccCTACTTTTATTTCTCTTAATCATTcaataaaagaacaaaaaaactTATCTATAACATACCTTGGACTTTAATTAGAATAATTCGGCGAAAAAAAGTGGTTCAACCCCTTTCCTCTTGAGAAATTGCGGCATAACTTCCCTACTCATTGTTCATTCCTAATCCTATCACATACAAAATAAACAAGGATCTTCAAGTGTTCAACAATAGCCCATGTTCCTTAATtttcaatttaaaattttgaatttcaagccCTAGTAATTATTATTTGCCAACCAACAATCATATAATCAACAAACATGTTTGCcaatcaaaattttgaatttcaagccCTAGTAATTATTATAAGCCCTAGTAAAAAACATGTACCTGTCAGGGGCGGCCTGAATTAACCAGTTTGCAGCCGAAATTTTGCAGTCGCCGGCCGGAATTATGCTGTCGCTGGGCGCTGAAGTGAGGCATAGGGAGGGCTGGAGTCGCTAGCAAGTGGCAGcaatttgggtttttttttttattatgtggactggtttgtttaacaaaactagtTGTTGGGTTGGGCTTGAATGAGTATTAAGTTATTGGGCTTGATAGATTGAATTGAAGTTCTATTAAAGGGGGTGTAGGCTAACTTGTTTACATAATTTGATCAGGTTTCAATCCgtgttcacaattttttttacataaattCCTAACATTTTTTAAGGGGTGCAGACGAAAATTTCCAAGGGATGCAGTCGgaatttttcaaggggtgcggacaaAAATTTCCAAGGAGTGCGGTCTGGATTTTTCGCGAAAAAtaccactaattttttttttcaaggggtgtggCCGCCCACCCACCCCATAACTTGGGTCCGCCCCTGACCAAAATCGGTGTATAGTCACAGAATGTGAGTGATGGAGtgatggaggagagagagaggagagaggagagaagaACCAATcaaattcttttattttttaacctactcaaacactctagagtgattaaccataccccTGATTGAGTAAAAAATAAGGAATAAAATAAGgagtttacatagcataataagTTTTCTGCTATTTTTTTTACCCATTATCCTCATCATCCATTTTTAGTTATTGTGGCCCACTATTGGAGACTCGTTTTTTTCTACAATAATGACTAAAACCAACCTAATGGTGGGCTCCCTGGTCCTTTTTAACCTAATGGTGGGCTCCCTggtcctttttaactatatatagATAGAGATAGATGATTGGTCAAGATTAAAAGAAAGAGTAAAAGGTGAAAAAAAGGGTAAAAGGTGAAAAAGTTTATGCATGTTCCAACGATACGATTAATTGCTAAAAATATCAAACTAGTACAACTTACACAATGATAACACACGTCTCTTGGCTATTCACACACACTAAAACATCCTGCTTTGATTAAAGCGGGACGCCTTAGTGtaaagtcaacagacaaggacgGAGCatgtcagtccttgtctgttgacctggtaccaaagcgccccgctttgacCAAAACGGGGCATTTAGGTCAGAAAAGGACAAAGTGAGATGAGAAGAAAACGTGGGATTGtcagactagaaggtatgggggccggcttggcccggcgccggacccccacaccgcccccctggaTCGGCTCCCGTCTCAAACGGCCACCCATAGCCGGGTGCGCCGCTCCTCCATTCAAAAAATATAGCCGTTGAACGGCtagaattatttaaaaaaaaaaaaaattcattttaatCTATAAAATCACCCACTTTCACTATTATTTCCCCACTTTCAACCCAAAACCCTCTCACTTTTATACCAATTTCTcccacttttataaaaaaaaatatctttttacTCACAATGGCTTCTAATCCTTGGTGGCCCTCGTCTTCGGATGACGAAGA
The Helianthus annuus cultivar XRQ/B chromosome 6, HanXRQr2.0-SUNRISE, whole genome shotgun sequence genome window above contains:
- the LOC110864225 gene encoding 60S ribosomal protein L22-2-like; this translates as MSHGGAKGGKKKQSTFVIDCGKPVEDKIMEIASLEKFLQERIKVGGKAGNLGDSVTISREKNKISVTADSNFSKRYLKYLTKKYLKKHNVRDWLRVIASNKERNVYELRYFNIAENEGEEED
- the LOC110864224 gene encoding mediator of RNA polymerase II transcription subunit 28; its protein translation is MAERQLGDPHDTQMHSPQSQTKDDMIGYVMALEAALLPCLPARELQAIDRSPHPSHQIDVERHARDFMEAAKKLQLYFISLQREDQPTKEEILQKDIAMMEEEVKTKTDLIKKQERLIQGWRKELKDQLEKHNVELERV